A DNA window from Vagococcus penaei contains the following coding sequences:
- the deoD gene encoding purine-nucleoside phosphorylase has translation MSTHIGAKQGDIADKILLPGDPLRAKYIAETFLENPVCYNEVRGMLGYTGTYKGHRVSVQGTGMGMPSAAIYVNELIREYGVKKLMRIGTCGALNTDVHVRDLILAQAAATNSAIIRNDFPKFDFPQIADFNMLVTAHDIAKEHGFTTHVGNVLSNDTFYADDPKDAMRLGEYGVLGVEMEAAIIYYLAAKFGVQALALMTVSDHMITGEETTAEERQTTFDEMMIVGLETIIKEDN, from the coding sequence ATGAGTACACATATTGGTGCAAAACAAGGCGATATTGCCGATAAAATCTTATTACCAGGTGATCCATTACGTGCGAAATATATTGCGGAAACATTTTTAGAGAATCCAGTTTGTTACAATGAAGTACGTGGCATGTTGGGATACACAGGGACTTATAAAGGTCATCGTGTATCAGTTCAAGGAACAGGTATGGGAATGCCATCAGCAGCGATTTATGTGAATGAATTAATTCGTGAATACGGTGTCAAAAAATTAATGCGAATTGGAACATGTGGTGCGCTAAATACGGATGTTCATGTTCGTGATTTGATTTTAGCACAGGCAGCAGCAACAAATTCTGCGATAATTCGGAATGATTTTCCTAAATTTGATTTTCCACAAATTGCTGATTTTAATATGCTTGTGACTGCACATGATATTGCAAAAGAGCATGGTTTTACGACACATGTTGGAAATGTCTTATCTAATGATACTTTCTACGCAGATGATCCTAAGGATGCAATGCGTTTAGGTGAGTATGGTGTCTTAGGTGTCGAAATGGAAGCAGCCATTATCTATTACTTAGCGGCTAAATTTGGTGTACAAGCATTGGCACTAATGACAGTTAGTGATCACATGATTACTGGTGAAGAGACGACTGCTGAAGAACGCCAAACAACGTTTGATGA
- a CDS encoding purine-nucleoside phosphorylase has translation MSLKERLVETTQFIQAQGVQEVDFGLILGSGLGELADEITDRVVIPYETIPHFPASTVVGHAGQLVYGTLSGKKVLAMQGRFHYYEGHSMQTVTFPVRVMKALGANSMVVTNAAGGVNTSFSPGDLMLITDQINYTGDNPLMGLNEDELGPRFPDMSEPYDRAYGEVAKSVAKELKITLQKGVYMGFSGPTYETPAEIRMSRLMGADAVGMSTVPEVIVANHMSMRVLGVTCVTNLAAGMQANLNHEEVVETTERVKADFKELIKLTLERI, from the coding sequence ATGTCATTAAAAGAAAGATTAGTAGAAACAACACAATTTATTCAAGCACAAGGTGTACAGGAGGTTGATTTTGGTTTAATTTTAGGTTCAGGTCTAGGTGAATTAGCCGATGAAATTACGGATCGCGTTGTGATTCCTTACGAAACAATTCCGCATTTCCCAGCTTCAACTGTGGTTGGTCATGCAGGGCAACTTGTTTATGGAACTTTATCGGGTAAAAAAGTTTTAGCAATGCAAGGTCGTTTCCATTACTATGAAGGTCATTCTATGCAAACAGTCACATTCCCAGTTCGTGTGATGAAAGCATTAGGTGCTAATTCAATGGTAGTAACGAATGCTGCTGGTGGTGTGAATACATCATTCTCACCTGGCGACTTGATGTTGATTACCGACCAAATCAACTATACTGGTGATAATCCATTAATGGGCTTGAATGAGGATGAGTTAGGTCCACGTTTCCCTGATATGTCAGAACCGTATGACCGTGCGTACGGTGAAGTAGCTAAGTCTGTTGCGAAAGAATTAAAAATCACTCTACAAAAAGGTGTTTATATGGGATTCTCAGGACCCACGTATGAAACACCAGCTGAAATTAGAATGTCTCGCCTAATGGGTGCTGACGCAGTGGGTATGTCAACTGTTCCCGAAGTGATTGTAGCAAATCACATGTCAATGCGTGTTTTAGGTGTGACCTGTGTGACAAACTTAGCTGCAGGAATGCAAGCTAATCTTAATCACGAAGAAGTCGTTGAAACGACTGAGCGCGTAAAAGCTGATTTTAAAGAGTTAATCAAGTTAACACTAGAAAGAATTTAA